A single region of the Chiroxiphia lanceolata isolate bChiLan1 chromosome 20, bChiLan1.pri, whole genome shotgun sequence genome encodes:
- the HIC1 gene encoding hypermethylated in cancer 1 protein gives MRVHRDLSWLAEATGRPGRRARSGMLDAMEVPSHSRQLLLQLNTQRTKGFLCDVIIVVQNALFRAHKNILAASSAYLKSLVVHDNLLNLDHEMVSPGIFRLILDFIYTGRLAECEPGSEQSLGAVLAAASYLQIPGLVALCKKKLKRSGKYCHLRGGYAPYKLGRGLRAATPVIQACYSGTPRPVDLPPVEPTAPLNTQCGELYASAAQGTPLHPHGLCPPERHCSPPCGLDLSKKSPTGPSAQLLPTDRLLPGEPREPSLPPRHDSPPVSAGLLASHAAAYKDSPPSGEPGGHPHAPDPFRSTPPCAEPPLPRADGRELMYRWMKHEPLGPYLDEGEAEKELEREEKAESPPAAPQPRYPSVESNDLEPDNSTSEETGSSEGPSPGDALDRYCNHLGYEPESLGDNLYVCIPCGKGFPSSEQLNAHVEAHNEEELYHKAAAEQAVPFLDKGGPGLGDILRPYRCSSCDKSYKDPATLRQHEKTHWLTRPYPCTICGKKFTQRGTMTRHMRSHLGLKPFACDACGMRFTRQYRLTEHMRIHSGEKPYECQVCGGKFAQQRNLISHMKMHAAGPDGKAKLDFPDSVYAMARLTADQLGLKQEKAAELLSHTSHFLSDPKAMESLYPLAKFTAEHLGLSQDKAAEVLAQAPHLHAEAARTIERYSPP, from the exons ATGAGAGTTCACCGAGACCTCAGCTGGTTGGCGGAGGCCACCGGGCGCCCAG GGCGGCGGGCAAGGAGCGGGATGCTGGACGCCATGGAAGTGCCGAGCCACTCgcggcagctgctgctgcagctgaacacGCAGCGCACCAAGGGCTTCCTGTGCGACGTGATCATCGTGGTGCAGAACGCGCTCTTCCGCGCACACAAGAACATCCTGGCAGCCAGCAGCGCCTACCTCAAGTCGCTGGTGGTCCACGACAACCTGCTCAACCTGGACCATGAGATGGTGAGCCCCGGCATCTTCCGCCTCATCCTCGACTTCATCTACACCGGCCGCCTGGCCGAGTGTGAGCCGGGCAGCGAGCAGAGCCTGGGCGCCGTGCTGGCCGCCGCCAGCTACCTCCAGATCCCCGGCTTGGTGGCCCTGTGCAAGAAGAAGCTGAAGCGCAGCGGCAAGTACTGCCACCTGCGTGGGGGCTATGCGCCCTACAAACTGGGGCGCGGGCTGCGCGCCGCCACGCCGGTCATCCAGGCTTGCTACTCGGGGACGCCGCGGCCCGTGGACCTGCCGCCCGTGGAGCCGACGGCGCCGCTCAACACACAGTGTGGGGAGCTGTACGCCTCGGCCGCCCAGGGCACCCCACTGCACCCCCACGGGTTGTGCCCACCCGAGCGCCACTGCTCGCCACCCTGCGGCCTCGACCTCTCCAAGAAAAGCCCCACCGgcccctctgcccagctcctgcccactgACCGCCTGCTGCCCGGCGAGCCCCGCGAGCCCTCGCTGCCCCCACGGCACGACAGCCCCCCCGTCAGCGCCGGCCTCCTGGCCAGCCACGCCGCTGCCTACAAGGACTCCCCACCGAGCGGTGAGCCAGGGGGGCACCCCCACGCCCCCGACCCCTTCCGCAGCACGCCGCCCTGTGCAGAGCCCCCGCTGCCCCGTGCTGACGGGCGTGAGCTGATGTACCGCTGGATGAAGCATGAACCCCTGGGCCCCTACCTGGATGAGGGGGAGGCGGAAAAGGAACTGGAGCGGGAGGAAAAGGCCGAGTCACCACCTGCGGCACCACAGCCCCGCTACCCCAGTGTGGAGAGCAACGACCTGGAGCCCGATAACAGCACAAGCGAGGAGACGGGCAGCAGCGAGGGGCCCTCACCTGGTGACGCGCTGGACCGCTACTGCAACCACCTGGGCTACGAGCCGGAGAGCCTGGGCGACAACCTGTACGTCTGCATCCCCTGCGGCAAGGGCTTCCCCAGCTCCGAGCAGCTCAACGCCCACGTGGAGGCCCACAACGAAGAGGAGCTCTATCACAAGGCAGCGGCCGAGCAGGCCGTGCCCTTCCTGGACAAAGGTGGCCCAGGGCTGGGTGACATCCTGCGGCCCTACCGCTGCTCCTCCTGCGACAAATCCTACAAGGACCCGGCCACGCTGCGGCAGCACGAGAAGACGCACTGGCTGACGCGCCCCTACCCCTGCACCATCTGTGGCAAGAAGTTCACACAACGTGGCACCATGACCCGCCACATGCGCAGCCACCTCGGCCTCAAGCCCTTTGCCTGCGACGCCTGCGGGATGCGCTTCACCCGCCAGTACCGCCTGACCGAGCACATGCGCATCCACTCGGGCGAGAAGCCCTACGAGTGCCAGGTGTGCGGCGGGAAGTTCGCCCAGCAGCGCAACCTCATCAGCCACATGAAGATGCACGCGGCCGGCCCCGACGGCAAAGCCAAGCTGGACTTCCCTGACAGCGTCTACGCCATGGCCCGCCTCACTGCTGACCAGCTGGGGCTCAAGCAGGAGAAGGCGGCTGAGCTGCTCTCCCACACCTCACACTTCCTCAGCGACCCCAAGGCCATGGAGAGCCTCTACCCGCTGGCCAAGTTCACGGCCGAGCACCTGGGGCTGAGCCAGGACAAGGCGGCCGAGGTGCTGGCGCAGGCTCCGCACCTGCACGCTGAGGCCGCCCGGACCATAGAGCGATACTCGCCCCCCTAG
- the LOC116796881 gene encoding proline-rich protein HaeIII subfamily 1-like, translated as MRKGGTAGTGVTAERDTHAHTTQGCASLPLPASPPPSPRKAQAVGPRRAPPRGGPALSARPRAPPPPAPRPAPPPPPPPAPGPHVGLRQAAPRDPRPPQNCPPRTGVPVPPCSAPLHPPGGGQVQRPVPRGSAAPSRPRTGLRPRLPGGQPSRCLTSCGPPRLPGRAGAPRLPAGPAPVSHHTGRHSNSGVVIDSSIRARQHPPLRKAARCCKATRCYGGLKPQPPSTPPLSLTYTPKYLQRALGN; from the exons ATGCGGAAaggggggacagcagggaccgGTGTCACCGCAGAGCGggacacacacgcacacaccaCACAGGGATGCGCTTCCCTACCTCTCCCCGCCTCCCCCCCACCCAGCCCCCGCAAGGCGCAGGCGGTCGGTCCCCGCCGCGCACCcccccggggcggccccgcgctcAGCGCCCGCCCCCGCGCACCGCCCCCGCCGGcgccgcgcccggccccgccgcccccgccgccccccgcccccggcccgcaCGTGGGGCTGCGCCAGGCGGCACCGCGCGACCCCCGCCCGCCGCAGAACTGCCCCCCCCGCACCGGTGTCCCGGTCCCCCCCTGCTCCgcccccctccacccccccgGGGGCGGGCAGGTGCAGCGCCCGGTGCCGCGGGGCTCCGCTGCCCCCTCCCGGCCCCGCACCGGGCTCCGTCCCCGCTTACCTGGGGGCCAGCCCAGCCGGTGCCTTACCTCCTGCGGGCCCCCGCGGCtgccgggccgggcaggggccccgcggctcccggcggggccggcgccggTGTCG CATCACACCGGTCGCCACAGCAACAGCGGCGTTGTCATTGACAGCAGCATCCGCGCCCGCCAGCATCCGCCGCTGCGCAAGGCCGCACGCTGCTGCAAGGCCACACGCTGCTACGGGGGGCTCAAGCCACAACCCCCCTCGACACCCCCCTTATCGCTCACTTACACCCCCAAGTACCTGCAGAGAGCTTTAGGCAATTAA